Proteins from a single region of Apium graveolens cultivar Ventura unplaced genomic scaffold, ASM990537v1 ctg6201, whole genome shotgun sequence:
- the LOC141703092 gene encoding uncharacterized protein LOC141703092 — MSWRQVSDTIVSKTRGRAFEEERHTNGVVTENVLDPHRLSMPRLQFSPTKCNVAEDTDPLMQQNAMNPKRNGGEDWAEQTSLLANNTGAIKVVVTLFLSRSRRHGINLF; from the exons ATGAGTTGGCGGCAAGTTTCAGATACTATTGTGTCTAAAACTAGGGGAAGGGCTTTTGAGGAAGAGAGGCACACCAACGGCGTGGTAACCGAAAATGTTTTGGATCCACATAGATTATCAATGCCAAGGCTTCAATTCTCCCCAACAAAAT GTAATGTTGCTGAGGACACCGACCCCCTGATGCAG CAAAATGCCATGAATCCAAAAAGGAACGGGGGTGAGGATTGGGCGGAACAAACATCGTTATTGGCTAATAATACAG GGGCGATCAAGGTTGTAGTGACGCTATTTCTGTCAAGGAGCAGGAGGCATGGAATCAATCTATTTTAG
- the LOC141703090 gene encoding glutathione S-transferase DHAR3, chloroplastic, which produces MSTINFHPSVSLTTTIKHLACNFKKPRILTNLTKTQPHLKPRFRNFTVSMATTPFEVCVKASYTIPNKLGDCPFTQRVLLTLEEKHLPYEMKFIDLQAKPEWFLKISPEGKVPLIKFDEKWVADSDVITQSLEEKFPVPPLATPPEKASVGSKIFPTFVGFLKSKDPADGTEQALLSELSVFSDYLKENGPFINGKEVSAADLALGPKLYHLEIALGHYKKWSVPDSLPDVKSYMKAIFSKDSFINTRALTEDVIQGWRSKVEG; this is translated from the exons ATGTCCACAATTAATTTTCATCCTTCGGTTTCTTTGACAACAACCATCAAACACCTAGCCTGCAACTTCAAAAAGCCTCGCATTCTTACCAATCTTACCAAAACTCAACCTCATTTGAAACCAAGATTCAGAAATTTCACTGTATCTATGGCTACTACCCCTTTTGAAGTCTGTGTTAAGGCTTCTTACACCATTCCCAACAAGCTCGGCGACT GCCCCTTTACGCAGAGAGTTTTGTTGACACTAGAGGAAAAGCATCTTCCTTATGAAATGAAGTTTATTGACTTGCAAGCTAAGCCTGAGTG GTTCTTGAAAATAAGTCCTGAAGGGAAAGTGCCTTTGATAAAGTTTGATGAGAAGTGGGTTGCAGATTCTGATGTTATCACGCAATCATTGGAAGAGAAGTTTCCGGTTCCACCTTTGGCAACTCCGCCAGAGAAGGCCTCTGT GGGCTCAAAGATCTTCCCCACATTTGTTGGTTTCTTGAAAAGCAAAGATCCGGCTGATGGAACAGAGCAAGCATTATTAAGTGAGCTGAGTGTTTTCAGTGattatttaaaagaaaat GGTCCGTTTATTAATGGAAAAGAGGTGTCAGCTGCTGATTTGGCCCTTGGACCAAAGCTCTACCACCTGGAGATTGCTTTGGGGCATTATAAGAAATGGTCCGTACCAGATTCACTTCCAGATGTGAAGTCCTATATGAAG GCTATTTTCTCCAAGGACTCGTTCATCAACACGCGGGCTTTAACTGAGGATGTGATACAGGGTTGGCGATCAAAAGTCGAGGGGTAA